Below is a genomic region from Henckelia pumila isolate YLH828 chromosome 3, ASM3356847v2, whole genome shotgun sequence.
TTTGTTTATGCCAAGTGTGACTACACTGTGCGGAGGGACTTGTGGGCTTCTTTGCTGCAGGTTAAGCCTGACACTGGTCCCTGGCTTGTTGGAGGGGACTTCAATGTTGTGAGAGATGCTTCTGAATGCTTGGGCTCGTCTGGCGGGAGGCAACTCCCCATGGATGAGTTTAACGATTTTATCCTCGAATCGGCCTTGGTTGACGCTGGTTTTGAGGGTTCCTCGTTCACTTGGACGAACAGGAACATTTGGAAGCGTCTGGACCGAGTTTTTGTTTCTGTGGATTGGAGTGATCATTTCCATTCTATTCGTGTGGAACACCTCAGTCGTTCGGTTTCGGATCATTGCCCCCTTTTGGTCTCTGCTCCTGTTTTCGCTCGTGGGCCGAGCTCTTTTCGGTTCCAGAGCATGTGGGTCCGTCATCCTGGGTTCCTTCAGACTGTAAGGCTGAATTGGAACACGCCCTGTCTTCTACAGGGCATGCCCAAGCTTTTTGCGAAGCTGAAGCGTCTGAAGGGCCACCTCAAGTGGTGGAATCGGGATGTGTTCGGGAACGTTTTTGATCGGATCGCTGAGGCGGAGAAGTCTGTTAGACTTGCTGAGGCCGCCTGTGAAGCGAACCCCTCTGAGCACTGTTGGAACCTTCTGTCCAGGTGCAACGAGGATTTGGCCCGTATCACCGCCATGGAGGCGGATTTTTGGAAACAAAAAGCCGCTTTCAAGTGGTTGGAGGATGGGGAGCGTAACACGAAGCTCTTCCATAATATGGTTAAGAAGAAGCATGTGGCGAATAAGATCTTCCGTATTTGGGAAGACGGGACCTGCCTTACTTCCCCGACGCTTATCCAGCAGTCTGGGGCTGTGTATTTCCAGCGCCTCCTCACTGGGGATCCTTTTGTCTTGGCTCTGCCTGATTTTGCTGGTTTTTCCTCGGATATTTCTCTTGAGGAGAATAATCGCATTGCTGCCTTTCCCTCCTTGGAGGAGGTGCGATCGGTTGTTTTCTCCATTCCTAGGGAGAGTGTGGCGGGCCCTGATGGGTATTCGTCGATCTTCTTCCAGCACTGCTGGGATTTTGTGCAGCAGGACGTCATGGACGCCGTCCTTGACTTTTTTGGTGGCTCTCCTTTGCCTCAAGGCTTCACTGCCACCACAATCACTTTGATTCCTAAAGTCGCGGGTGCTCAGGCTTGGACGGACTTCCGTCCTATCAGCTTGTGCAATGTCTCAAATAAGATCATCTCGAAGCTTTTGTACTCTTGGCTGAGTTCTGTGGTTGGGAGGCTTATTTCTCAGAATCAGAGTGGTTTTGTTCCGGGTCGGATGATCGCTGATAATATCCTTCTCGCTCAGGAGCTTACTCATAGCCTTAACCTCCCTTCCCGTGGTGGTAATGTCATTTTGAAACTGGACATGGCCAAGGCTTACGATAGAGTCCAATGGTCCTTTCTTTTGGATGTCCTCAGGCAGTTTGGTTTTTTTGAACAGGTCGTGAGGATGGTGCGGGCTTGCATTTCCTTTTGCAAGTTCTCTGTTAATATTAATGGTACCCCTGCTAGTTTCTTTGGTTCTGCGAGGGGCCTGCGCCAGGGGGACCCCTTGTCCCCTCTCCTTTTCATTCTTGGGGCTGAGTACTTGTCCCGCGGTCTCGATCGATTGTTCCTCCAGAATCCTGATCTGAGGTACCGGTCTGGGTGTAACTTGTCGATTTCCCATCTGGCTTATGCTGATGATGTCATTATTTTTGCCAATGGGGGGTCTCGGGGTATGCAGTGCCTCAAAGATTTCTTAGCTCATTATGAGAATTGCTCTGGACAATTGGTGAATGTGGCCAAGAGTTCCATGATTTTTCCTTCGGGTTGCTCTGCTCGTCGCCGCTCCCGTTTGCTGCGCATCACTGGTTTTGCGGAGGGGCAGCTGCCTTTGAGATACCTTGGAGCTCCGCTTTTCCGTGGGAACCGTAAGTGCTCTTTGTTTGAGCCTCTTTTGCAGTCGGTTCGAAAAAAGCTGGAGGGTTGGGAGCTCCGCTCCCTTGCGCCTGGGAGCAGGATGACTCTGATTCGTAGTGTGCTCCTCTCGATCCCGATTTTTCTCTGTCAAGTGATCCAGCCTCCCTTGGCTGTTTTGGAGAGATTGGAGCTTATTTTTAATGCTTTTCTCTGGGGCTCTCGTCCTTTGGAGAAAAAGTGGCATTGGGCTAGGTGGTCTCGTGCCTGCCTTCCGGTGAGTGAAGGCGGACTTGGCTTTCGTCGTCTCAAAGACATTGTTGATAGCTTCTCCATGAAGCTGTGGTTTAGGTGCAGACAGGGTACTTCCCTTTGGGCGAGATTACTTTTGAGGAAGTATTGTAGGTCTGTGAGCCCCGTTTGTGCCCCCTCCCGTGGTGTTATTTCCCCCACTTGGCGTCGTTT
It encodes:
- the LOC140890376 gene encoding uncharacterized protein is translated as MQCLIWNIRGLRSSESQERLHAFVKEKSVKILAVLEPMIALDQRFMVRRLGFQRVFSNLSGHIWVFFAEDVMAECVFDHAQFLHFKVSAPFLPVAVFCSFVYAKCDYTVRRDLWASLLQVKPDTGPWLVGGDFNVVRDASECLGSSGGRQLPMDEFNDFILESALVDAGFEGSSFTWTNRNIWKRLDRVFVSVDWSDHFHSIRVEHLSRSVSDHCPLLVSAPVFARGPSSFRFQSMWVRHPGFLQTVRLNWNTPCLLQGMPKLFAKLKRLKGHLKWWNRDVFGNVFDRIAEAEKSVRLAEAACEANPSEHCWNLLSRCNEDLARITAMEADFWKQKAAFKWLEDGERNTKLFHNMVKKKHVANKIFRIWEDGTCLTSPTLIQQSGAVYFQRLLTGDPFVLALPDFAGFSSDISLEENNRIAAFPSLEEVRSVVFSIPRESVAGPDGYSSIFFQHCWDFVQQDVMDAVLDFFGGSPLPQGFTATTITLIPKVAGAQAWTDFRPISLCNVSNKIISKLLYSWLSSVVGRLISQNQSGFVPGRMIADNILLAQELTHSLNLPSRGGNVILKLDMAKAYDRVQWSFLLDVLRQFGFFEQVVRMVRACISFCKFSVNINGTPASFFGSARGLRQGDPLSPLLFILGAEYLSRGLDRLFLQNPDLRYRSGCNLSISHLAYADDVIIFANGGSRGMQCLKDFLAHYENCSGQLVNVAKSSMIFPSGCSARRRSRLLRITGFAEGQLPLRYLGAPLFRGNRKCSLFEPLLQSVRKKLEGWELRSLAPGSRMTLIRSVLLSIPIFLCQVIQPPLAVLERLELIFNAFLWGSRPLEKKWHWARWSRACLPVSEGGLGFRRLKDIVDSFSMKLWFRCRQGTSLWARLLLRKYCRSVSPVCAPSRGVISPTWRRLLQIRPRAEPGIRWRIGGGEVSFWDDIWLGDTTLSSRCDVRDDRGTCVSSFLLEGAWDFDTLCATVPSALAEEIAQVPVLVDEPDAALWIHSSDGAFSVRSAWEQVRPRGQVLDILTPCWGRWMRPTMSFFLWRFWHRWLPVDEVLQRRGFSLASKCQCCERSEMLTHVFIHSPIARSVWHFFGAIFRVRIPDTEDFRLFLSIWKRGREWSPGGNVKEFLPFVVLWFLWTAHNDVKHRHLSPSAETVKFQILSYLRLAHSAATIKPRLWLGVSQAARSMGISVGFQRTKKTAVVRWLRPPPGFFKLNVDGSSRGNPGESSVGGVVRDSSGHTLGFFSEFIGPGSNVRAELWAVWRGVLFCSDHSLFPLWIETDSQIAIQILRSRRVLAFFSEFIGLGSNVRAELWAIWRGILLCSDLSLFPLWIETDSQIAIQILRSRRCRWDLDHIVSRTCVLVRNRPVHFSHIYREGNSVADALARQAHDHRYSSPALFRSFWSLSVPLSLDLLLQGDGSPGVHCASPCLVLDVVLMFCGRSLVPLAFWISSLIGTLIFCSALDGASLFLRFSVGFDFAGLELWISSRFYCTD